The Miscanthus floridulus cultivar M001 chromosome 17, ASM1932011v1, whole genome shotgun sequence genome has a window encoding:
- the LOC136518381 gene encoding LOW QUALITY PROTEIN: homeobox protein knotted-1-like 10 (The sequence of the model RefSeq protein was modified relative to this genomic sequence to represent the inferred CDS: deleted 2 bases in 2 codons), with protein sequence MEDLYSIHPGISRAGAAAASEASGVAGGPGSPPPPPPPQPPPPPAADLTELVKAQIAGHPRYPSLLSAYIECRKVGAPPEVATLLEEIGRERCAAASAGGEVGLDPELDEFMEAYCRVLERYKEELSRPFDEAASFLSSVRTQLSSLCGGAASLSDEIVGSSEDEPCSGDTDATDLGQEHSSRLADRELKEMLLKKYSGCLSRLRSEFLKKRKKGKLPKDARSALMDWWNTHYRWPYPTEEDKVRLAAMTGLDPKQINNWFINQRKRHWKPSEDMRFALMEGVTGGGSSSGTMLYFDTGTIGP encoded by the exons ATGGAGGATCTGTACAGCATCCACCCGGGGATCTCGCGCGCCGGGGCGGCGGCCGCCAGCGAGGCGTCCGGGGTCGCCGGTGGACCGGGCTcacccccgcccccgccgccgccgcagccccctCCTCCGCCGGCGGCGGATCTGACAGAGCTGGTCAAGGCGCAGATCGCCGGGCACCCGCGCTAC CCCTCCCTCCTCTCCGCCTAC ATCGAGTGCCGCAAG GTGGGCGCGCCGCCGGAGGTGGCCACGCTGCTGGAGGAGATCGGCCGGGAGAggtgcgccgccgcctccgccggcgGGGAGGTCGGCCTGGACCCCGAGCTCGACGAGTTCATG GAGGCGTACTGCCGGGTGCTGGAGCGGTACAAGGAGGAGCTGTCGCGGCCGTTCGACGAGGCGGCGTCCTTCCTCAGCAGCGTCCGGACGCAGCTCAGCTCCCTCTGCGGCGGCGCCGCCTCGCTCTCCg ATGAAATAGTAGGGTCCTCTGAGGACGAACCATGCTCAGGAGACACGGACGCGACGGACCTGGGTCAGGAGCACAGCTCGCGGCTGGCTGACCGTGAGCTCAAGGAGATGCTGCTGAAGAAGTACAGTGGCTGTCTGAGCCGGCTGCGGTCCGAGTtcctgaagaagaggaagaaagggaAGCTACCAAAGGACGCTCGGTCGGCCCTGATGGACTGGTGGAACACGCATTACCGCTGGCCGTACCCTACG GAAGAGGATAAGGTAAGGCTGGCTGCGATGACTGGGCTGGACCCGAAGCAGATCAACAATTGGTTCATCAACCAGAGGAAGCGGCACTGGAAGCCTTCGGAGGACATGCGGTTCGCGCTCATGGAGGGCGTCACTGGAGGCGGATCCTCCTCCGGGACGATGCTCTACTTCGACACAGGCACGATCGGGCCGTGA